From Xanthocytophaga agilis, one genomic window encodes:
- a CDS encoding Crp/Fnr family transcriptional regulator, with protein MFEIFYTYLTDKIRITEEEFELIRSKGIIKKLRKRQYLLQEGDVWRYYAFICKGCLRTYRVDAHDNEHILKFLIENWWAGDRESLLNGTPSRYNIDALEDSVLLLFPRQDFEALRDQIPAFDQLITNLIHRSYIASQERIHAAISYTSEEKYLNFIEKYPDIFNRVPLHMIASYLGVSPETLSRIRHLAVKK; from the coding sequence ATGTTTGAAATCTTTTATACTTATCTGACTGATAAAATTCGGATAACCGAGGAAGAGTTTGAACTGATACGTTCAAAAGGGATTATTAAAAAGCTCAGAAAGCGACAATATTTGTTGCAGGAAGGTGATGTATGGAGATACTATGCCTTTATATGCAAAGGATGTCTGCGAACTTACCGTGTCGATGCACATGACAACGAACATATTCTGAAATTTTTAATAGAAAACTGGTGGGCGGGAGACAGAGAAAGCTTACTGAATGGTACCCCTTCCCGATACAATATTGATGCACTCGAAGATTCAGTATTACTTTTGTTTCCCAGGCAAGACTTTGAAGCCTTACGCGATCAGATTCCTGCTTTTGATCAGCTGATAACCAATCTTATTCATCGCAGCTATATTGCCTCTCAGGAGAGAATCCACGCCGCGATTAGTTATACCTCTGAAGAGAAATATCTCAACTTTATCGAAAAGTATCCTGATATCTTCAATCGGGTTCCACTGCATATGATCGCCTCCTACCTGGGAGTTTCTCCGGAAACACTAAGCCGGATCAGACATCTGGCCGTTAAAAAATAG
- a CDS encoding RidA family protein, with amino-acid sequence MEKRAINPWQWQDQRSYVQAVEVKQTEGILYCSGQAAVHADGRSSTDDMKTQLLLAIRNLEQVIHEAGYECQNIVRLNVFTTSSAELFTCFDVFQDWVAKHSIQQATTLLEVKSLFETLKIELEATVVK; translated from the coding sequence ATGGAAAAACGAGCAATTAATCCCTGGCAATGGCAGGATCAACGTAGTTACGTGCAGGCTGTTGAAGTAAAACAAACAGAAGGTATACTTTATTGTTCAGGACAGGCTGCAGTACATGCCGATGGACGATCCAGTACAGATGATATGAAAACGCAATTACTTTTGGCCATCCGGAATCTGGAACAAGTGATTCATGAAGCAGGATACGAATGCCAGAATATTGTGCGGTTGAATGTCTTCACTACTTCATCAGCAGAGTTATTTACCTGTTTTGATGTATTTCAGGACTGGGTTGCAAAACACAGTATACAACAAGCTACCACTCTGCTTGAAGTGAAAAGCCTTTTCGAAACCCTGAAAATCGAATTGGAAGCTACTGTTGTGAAATAG
- a CDS encoding Crp/Fnr family transcriptional regulator — protein sequence MKEKLRAHIDKIIPLTDEEFAFVSSHFIEKNYKKREFLIEQGENVRYAYFVLSGLLMLGYNDEAGKHHIVSFAMEDWWETDFLAYHTQTKATFSLQCLEPTHVLCLSLENYQKLCAGLQKMEHFFLSKANSGHISSQQRILSFLTSNATERYEQLLRRYPALLQRVPKTLIASYLGVSRETLSRLSS from the coding sequence ATGAAGGAAAAACTAAGAGCACATATAGACAAGATAATACCTCTGACAGATGAGGAATTTGCATTTGTGTCTTCTCACTTTATAGAGAAAAACTATAAAAAACGCGAGTTTTTGATTGAGCAAGGAGAAAATGTCAGGTATGCCTATTTTGTGCTTTCAGGACTTTTAATGCTGGGATACAACGACGAAGCTGGAAAGCACCATATTGTTTCATTTGCTATGGAAGACTGGTGGGAAACCGATTTTCTGGCTTATCATACCCAGACCAAAGCAACTTTTTCATTACAATGCCTTGAACCTACTCATGTACTCTGTCTTTCATTGGAAAACTATCAGAAACTATGTGCAGGTCTTCAGAAGATGGAACATTTCTTTCTTTCCAAAGCTAATTCAGGACATATTTCCTCACAACAACGTATTCTATCTTTTTTAACTTCTAATGCCACTGAGCGGTATGAGCAGCTCCTCAGACGTTATCCTGCTCTATTGCAGAGAGTACCTAAAACGTTGATCGCTTCCTATCTGGGTGTTTCGCGCGAAACCTTGAGTCGGCTATCCTCATAG
- a CDS encoding helix-turn-helix domain-containing protein, producing MEYLQYRIPVSTEFSEVFSHFYFAENRSEHSITKTLLPSYQTILIFSFGASAFLYTEEEQIQVNKCIVLGPIKKAFTYSLLPSTQLLVANFKDDAFYRFFGSSTIAENLPLDPDSLLEENCFTILRDGMAQFKDPVDQVNYILSFCKPYLKERNVVVEKLVHLKHSAYNPIKKVADNENLSERSIQLNHKKYLGYSAKELTRYQRFLKAIEMIQSIATKATKNDWFEIIDKCGYYDQSQLINDFNYYINLSPAKYLKLQCDICNPIS from the coding sequence ATGGAGTATTTGCAGTATAGAATACCAGTTTCTACTGAGTTTAGTGAGGTTTTCTCCCATTTCTATTTTGCGGAAAATAGATCTGAACATTCTATAACGAAAACGCTTCTGCCTTCCTATCAAACCATTCTGATTTTTAGTTTTGGAGCCAGTGCCTTTCTTTACACAGAAGAAGAACAGATCCAGGTTAACAAATGCATTGTTTTAGGTCCGATTAAAAAGGCCTTTACCTATTCTCTTCTGCCCAGTACCCAACTATTGGTTGCCAACTTTAAAGATGATGCATTTTACCGTTTTTTCGGATCTTCTACTATTGCCGAAAATTTACCTTTGGATCCGGACTCTCTTTTGGAAGAAAACTGCTTTACAATACTTAGAGATGGAATGGCTCAATTCAAAGATCCAGTAGATCAGGTTAATTATATTTTATCATTTTGTAAACCTTACTTGAAAGAGAGAAATGTAGTAGTTGAAAAGCTAGTACATCTAAAGCATTCTGCCTATAACCCGATAAAAAAAGTTGCTGACAATGAAAACCTGAGCGAACGCTCTATTCAGCTAAACCATAAAAAATATTTAGGGTATTCAGCCAAAGAACTAACCCGATACCAACGTTTTCTAAAAGCGATTGAAATGATACAAAGTATTGCGACAAAGGCAACAAAGAACGATTGGTTTGAGATTATAGACAAATGTGGTTACTATGACCAAAGCCAGTTGATAAATGATTTCAACTATTATATAAACCTTAGTCCTGCCAAATACCTCAAACTACAATGTGATATTTGCAATCCTATAAGCTGA
- a CDS encoding sensor histidine kinase, with the protein MKLFFKSYTTVTFIFLCISQLLIIQVAMGQQPDLTPYKNTPDKINYLRNEISKLGRSGKFSEVIRYAQAGISLSQKTKIDSATAEFTYFMASAYSAQSLIDSSLHYFHKAAQIAPTGSAIQLRTWIQLIYTYNLMGKQDSAYSVLSIAKKVASRAKSTKILGDLEVLEANLLNDGGKFTQSLQAYIRAYQYYQQEKDTSEMASALEGVSLVQNSLANYPKSLAYIQEARTLFIKMQNLDRVANCELTMADLFMTLNQTDSARRYYQQVIDYGKTIEDNYIVGKAYHGLATIAEKQGKTDQAESYLKQSLAIIERTDIKPTIARTQQALGELYVKNEQYELAKKYLESALANQQESERSVDIIDTYLLLAKTHAALKNYTQAYYFQNLYSTERDTLQKKESAKALAEVETQYQVDRKQQEIALLNEKNRSQSLELAVQRRNVFLLIAGLLLSGVAATVGYRRYRLRKRLEMERIRNRIAADFHDELGANLSSIALYSDLLLKNQTAEKERTLPLLENISQQAHGSISSINDLIWTIKPDNDILERTIIRMKEFANPLLESRNIRFVFVADDSLSQAQLDMNIRKFLYLIFKESINNVVKYAKATSVTVQLRESKGIISMEIADDGIGFDPGNVRRGNGLNNMQARASELGGKLVIDSQSGQGTRIRLSFKASS; encoded by the coding sequence TTGAAATTATTTTTTAAATCCTATACTACAGTAACTTTCATTTTTTTATGTATTAGTCAGTTACTGATTATACAGGTTGCCATGGGACAACAACCAGATCTGACACCCTATAAGAATACACCTGATAAAATAAACTATTTACGAAACGAAATTAGTAAACTGGGGCGTAGTGGTAAGTTTTCAGAGGTGATTCGATATGCTCAGGCTGGTATTTCTCTTTCCCAAAAGACAAAAATAGATTCAGCTACGGCTGAGTTTACGTATTTTATGGCTTCTGCCTATTCTGCTCAGTCACTGATTGATAGCAGTCTCCATTATTTCCACAAAGCCGCTCAGATAGCACCAACGGGCTCTGCCATACAACTCAGAACCTGGATACAACTCATCTATACTTACAATCTGATGGGAAAACAAGATTCTGCTTATTCGGTACTCTCTATAGCTAAGAAGGTTGCTAGTAGGGCTAAATCGACAAAAATACTAGGTGATCTGGAGGTGCTGGAAGCAAATTTGTTAAATGATGGAGGTAAGTTTACTCAATCGTTACAAGCCTATATTCGCGCCTATCAATATTATCAGCAAGAGAAAGATACCAGTGAAATGGCCTCTGCGCTGGAAGGTGTATCCCTGGTTCAGAACTCACTGGCTAACTATCCTAAGTCACTGGCTTATATTCAGGAAGCACGTACGTTATTTATTAAAATGCAGAACCTGGACAGAGTTGCCAACTGTGAACTTACCATGGCTGATTTATTTATGACGCTCAATCAAACCGATTCAGCAAGACGATATTACCAGCAGGTAATCGACTATGGAAAAACAATAGAGGATAATTACATTGTTGGAAAGGCTTATCATGGGCTGGCAACTATTGCTGAAAAACAGGGGAAAACAGATCAGGCAGAATCCTACCTGAAACAGTCTCTTGCTATCATCGAAAGAACAGACATCAAACCTACCATTGCCCGAACACAGCAGGCTTTGGGAGAATTGTATGTCAAAAACGAACAATATGAACTGGCTAAAAAATACCTTGAATCTGCTTTGGCAAATCAACAGGAAAGTGAACGTTCTGTTGATATAATTGATACCTATCTGCTGCTTGCCAAAACACATGCAGCACTGAAAAATTATACACAAGCCTATTACTTCCAGAACTTATATAGTACAGAACGGGATACTTTGCAAAAAAAAGAGAGTGCAAAAGCACTGGCTGAAGTAGAAACTCAGTATCAGGTAGATCGAAAGCAACAGGAAATTGCCTTACTCAACGAAAAAAACCGTTCTCAATCGCTGGAGCTAGCTGTGCAACGCCGCAATGTCTTTCTGTTGATTGCAGGTTTATTGTTGAGCGGTGTGGCAGCAACGGTAGGTTATCGACGCTATCGGCTTCGCAAACGCTTGGAAATGGAACGTATACGTAACCGTATTGCTGCTGACTTTCATGATGAATTAGGTGCCAACCTGAGTAGCATTGCCTTGTATTCTGATCTGCTCTTGAAAAATCAGACAGCCGAAAAGGAACGCACGCTCCCGTTGCTGGAAAACATCAGCCAACAGGCACATGGTAGTATCTCGTCTATCAATGATCTGATCTGGACTATCAAGCCGGACAATGACATACTCGAACGTACCATTATCCGAATGAAAGAATTTGCCAATCCACTGCTGGAATCACGAAATATCCGTTTTGTGTTTGTTGCCGATGATTCACTGTCACAAGCACAACTGGATATGAACATTCGTAAGTTTTTATACCTGATTTTTAAAGAATCAATAAATAATGTAGTCAAATATGCCAAAGCCACTTCGGTAACTGTACAACTGAGGGAGAGCAAGGGAATAATCAGTATGGAAATAGCAGATGATGGAATTGGCTTTGATCCAGGTAATGTCAGAAGAGGCAATGGACTAAACAACATGCAGGCTAGAGCTAGCGAACTAGGCGGCAAACTTGTTATTGACTCCCAGTCAGGACAGGGAACTCGAATTCGCCTTAGTTTTAAAGCATCTTCTTAA
- a CDS encoding GNAT family N-acetyltransferase, with translation MIKATLEDKKRIADILTAAFENNQSVNSIIQQGRREYRIKRLMEYSFDVCSAFGEVYLSDDRQACALVVFPDQKRTTLRSLFWDLKLVFTCTGFGKINYILDREARIKALHPTEPFYHLWYIGVNPQSQNEGIGRKLLEEITRKAHADRRSVYLETSMLKNIPWYKKSGFELFAEQDFGYTLYFFRKKSTGFE, from the coding sequence ATGATCAAAGCAACTTTGGAGGATAAAAAACGTATAGCAGATATACTCACTGCTGCTTTTGAAAACAATCAAAGTGTTAATTCAATAATCCAACAAGGGCGGCGCGAATATCGGATCAAACGACTGATGGAATATTCCTTTGATGTTTGTAGTGCATTTGGTGAAGTTTATTTGTCAGATGACAGACAAGCTTGTGCTCTGGTTGTTTTTCCAGACCAAAAACGAACTACCTTGCGTTCTCTGTTTTGGGATTTAAAGCTTGTCTTTACTTGTACGGGTTTCGGAAAGATTAACTATATACTGGATCGTGAGGCCAGGATCAAAGCACTACATCCTACCGAACCTTTTTATCATCTGTGGTATATTGGTGTGAATCCACAAAGCCAAAATGAAGGCATTGGAAGAAAACTTCTCGAGGAAATTACGCGTAAGGCACATGCTGATCGTCGCTCTGTATATCTGGAAACAAGCATGCTAAAGAACATACCCTGGTATAAGAAATCCGGGTTTGAGCTATTTGCAGAGCAGGATTTTGGGTATACGTTGTATTTCTTCCGAAAAAAGTCTACTGGGTTTGAGTAA
- a CDS encoding IS3 family transposase yields MKVSRSGFYRYLKGETYSVSEQKQELNQQIEALFWEHKRRYGTRRLQAELVAQGRIIGRHQIRKILKEKELQAIQPKSFVPKTTQSKHGKRNSPNLLLEQARAEKLNQINDYRMGWYQTSHTCL; encoded by the coding sequence TTGAAAGTAAGTCGTAGTGGATTTTACCGGTATCTGAAAGGAGAAACTTATTCGGTTTCAGAACAAAAACAGGAACTGAATCAACAGATTGAAGCTTTGTTTTGGGAACATAAAAGACGCTATGGAACTCGTCGTTTACAAGCAGAATTGGTAGCTCAAGGTAGAATAATAGGTAGACATCAGATCCGAAAAATATTGAAAGAGAAAGAGTTACAGGCCATTCAGCCAAAAAGCTTTGTACCTAAAACCACTCAATCCAAACATGGAAAACGGAATTCACCAAACTTGCTTTTGGAGCAAGCGAGAGCAGAGAAACTAAACCAGATTAATGACTACCGCATGGGCTGGTATCAGACATCACATACTTGCCTTTAG
- a CDS encoding response regulator transcription factor, whose protein sequence is MKNSPLRVAIVDDNHSYREGLVFMLQLSEDFECVGEYYSGHEFLQELPRTQPQVVLMDIEMPHMDGITCTQKIKALAAFAHVQVIVLSVLEDNHKILEAIVTGASGYLLKGEKPENILNAIEQVHNGGSFMSAEIARKVLFMVRVSNQSPKEKIELNERETQVLNGLVEGLSYKMIGDKYAMAIDTVRGYIKRIYEKLQVHSRSEAVAKALKNKLV, encoded by the coding sequence ATGAAGAATTCACCATTGCGGGTTGCCATTGTAGATGATAACCATTCCTATCGTGAAGGATTGGTTTTTATGTTGCAGCTCTCAGAAGATTTTGAATGTGTAGGTGAGTATTATTCAGGACATGAGTTTCTACAGGAGTTACCACGAACACAGCCACAAGTAGTGTTGATGGATATTGAGATGCCACACATGGATGGCATTACCTGTACACAAAAAATCAAGGCCTTAGCAGCATTTGCCCATGTACAGGTGATTGTACTCAGTGTACTGGAAGATAATCACAAAATTCTGGAGGCTATCGTGACAGGTGCTTCGGGATATCTGCTGAAAGGTGAAAAACCTGAAAATATCCTTAATGCTATTGAGCAGGTACACAATGGTGGGTCTTTTATGAGTGCCGAGATTGCCCGCAAAGTATTATTTATGGTAAGGGTTTCTAACCAGTCTCCTAAGGAAAAGATAGAACTGAATGAACGGGAAACCCAGGTATTAAATGGTTTGGTAGAAGGGCTTAGTTATAAAATGATTGGAGATAAATATGCAATGGCTATCGATACAGTACGAGGATATATCAAACGTATCTATGAAAAGCTACAGGTTCATTCCCGCTCAGAAGCCGTAGCCAAAGCGTTAAAAAACAAACTGGTGTAA
- a CDS encoding DDE-type integrase/transposase/recombinase, with amino-acid sequence MPLANGGFAYLTTWIDLFSRYVVGWQVGKTMEEELVIEALQNGLQTRKPTPGLILHSDRGGQYVSKKLRALIKKWKCNQSMSRADQVYDNAESDDTHVAG; translated from the coding sequence TTGCCTTTAGCGAATGGCGGATTTGCTTATTTGACTACTTGGATTGATTTGTTTTCTCGCTATGTAGTGGGCTGGCAAGTAGGTAAAACCATGGAGGAAGAATTAGTTATTGAAGCTTTACAAAATGGATTACAGACCAGGAAACCAACACCTGGATTAATCCTGCATTCAGATCGAGGTGGTCAATATGTCTCCAAAAAGCTGAGAGCGTTGATCAAAAAATGGAAATGCAATCAAAGTATGTCTAGAGCTGATCAAGTATACGATAATGCTGAATCCGATGATACTCACGTTGCTGGATGA
- a CDS encoding TetR/AcrR family transcriptional regulator, protein MNREGLYHLNMKKLAKEAGLAIGTAYIYFDSKETIINELYQKIVRESEVVVFKNFQSEPPFKGNDHRDDEKPCYIFCLQPRLFQLPRTIWFLTYTAERKQRTIVRYY, encoded by the coding sequence GTGAACCGGGAAGGGTTATATCATCTCAATATGAAGAAGTTAGCAAAAGAGGCAGGGTTAGCTATCGGGACGGCGTATATCTACTTTGACAGCAAGGAGACAATTATTAACGAATTGTACCAGAAGATTGTACGAGAATCTGAGGTGGTAGTTTTTAAAAACTTTCAGTCTGAGCCACCCTTTAAAGGAAACGATCATAGGGATGATGAGAAACCTTGTTATATTTTTTGTCTCCAACCCAGATTATTTCAGCTTCCTCGAACAATATGGTTTCTCACCTATACTGCTGAAAGAAAGCAAAGAACAATAGTTAGGTATTATTGA
- a CDS encoding cupin domain-containing protein produces the protein MKRTTFISALSGLITLPSLSFARIGHLVDRVTKGFKVSAGEGRKHGHLKLKGVNQNMLDVKISGSDTNGDLAIFEQTSLSKGRGTPLHVHPSKDEIFYVIEGSYLFKVGEDKYTLTVGDSIFLPRQVPHAWTQVSDKGKMLVVLQPAGKLENFFVNVASLDHEPSADEITKEFAKNEMKVVGPPLPLE, from the coding sequence ATGAAACGTACTACATTTATCTCAGCTTTATCTGGTCTGATTACCCTACCCTCCCTATCCTTTGCAAGGATTGGACACCTAGTTGATCGGGTGACAAAAGGCTTTAAAGTTTCAGCCGGTGAAGGAAGAAAACACGGACATTTAAAGTTAAAGGGAGTAAACCAGAATATGCTGGATGTAAAAATATCGGGTAGTGACACCAATGGCGATCTGGCCATTTTTGAACAAACCTCCCTTAGCAAAGGCAGAGGTACTCCTTTGCATGTCCACCCTTCAAAGGATGAGATATTTTATGTGATTGAGGGCTCGTATTTGTTCAAGGTGGGTGAAGATAAATACACTCTTACCGTTGGGGATTCTATTTTCCTTCCCAGGCAAGTGCCTCATGCCTGGACTCAGGTCTCGGATAAAGGGAAGATGTTGGTTGTACTGCAACCGGCGGGCAAACTGGAAAACTTTTTTGTCAATGTGGCATCACTCGATCATGAACCCTCTGCAGATGAAATCACCAAGGAGTTTGCCAAAAATGAGATGAAAGTAGTTGGCCCTCCCTTGCCTTTGGAATAG
- a CDS encoding SDR family NAD(P)-dependent oxidoreductase encodes MSPLTNKVALVTGGSRGIGAAIVKRLAADGASVVFTYLNAEEKAVALVTEIEKKGGHALAIKADSGNPKSLELAVEETIKAYGQLDILVNSAGISVYSPVDTTETDPAELEKILAVNLSGVAAATRIASRYIGEGGRIISIGSTFASRLGGFSGFADYAATKAAVAAYTRGWAWDLGKKGITVNTVEPGPTATDMNPDNTDFAQSVKSGLALGRYGTVEEIAAAVAFLASPEASFITGSTLTVDGGQNA; translated from the coding sequence ATGTCACCTTTAACTAACAAAGTAGCATTGGTCACAGGAGGAAGTCGTGGCATTGGTGCTGCAATCGTAAAACGTTTGGCTGCAGATGGTGCCAGTGTGGTCTTTACCTATTTGAATGCCGAAGAGAAGGCCGTAGCTCTGGTTACGGAAATAGAAAAAAAGGGAGGGCATGCGCTCGCTATCAAAGCCGATAGTGGTAATCCCAAATCCCTGGAGCTGGCAGTGGAAGAAACGATAAAAGCGTATGGACAACTGGATATTTTGGTTAACAGTGCCGGTATCTCCGTATATAGTCCTGTAGATACAACGGAAACAGATCCTGCTGAACTGGAAAAAATTCTGGCAGTTAACCTGAGTGGTGTGGCAGCTGCTACCCGTATCGCTTCCAGATATATCGGCGAAGGCGGACGCATTATTTCCATTGGTTCTACCTTTGCTTCCCGTCTTGGAGGATTTTCAGGGTTTGCTGACTATGCAGCCACCAAAGCAGCTGTTGCCGCTTATACCAGGGGATGGGCCTGGGACCTGGGTAAAAAAGGAATAACGGTCAATACCGTAGAGCCAGGGCCTACAGCAACCGATATGAATCCGGATAATACAGATTTCGCCCAGAGCGTAAAATCCGGTCTGGCATTGGGTCGGTATGGAACAGTGGAAGAGATTGCAGCGGCAGTCGCTTTTCTGGCAAGTCCAGAGGCCTCTTTTATTACAGGTTCGACATTAACTGTTGATGGTGGACAAAATGCGTAA
- a CDS encoding nuclear transport factor 2 family protein, producing MPTENTQQLVQDFLTHLTNRDLDNLTLLFAEKVDWYIPGNETLAHWTGRRHSQQDVKNFYELLWSQTEPLTVQMDLLLVENNQAVITGEFSTRMLATDQIVNSLFCIRLSIKDRHIVWYRLLEDSYAVSEALQKA from the coding sequence ATGCCAACTGAAAATACCCAACAGCTAGTACAGGATTTCCTGACACATCTAACCAATAGAGATCTGGATAACTTAACCCTTCTTTTTGCAGAAAAAGTAGACTGGTACATACCAGGTAATGAAACCCTGGCTCACTGGACAGGAAGAAGACATAGCCAACAGGATGTGAAAAATTTCTATGAACTTCTGTGGTCTCAGACTGAGCCTCTTACAGTACAGATGGATTTACTATTGGTAGAAAATAATCAGGCTGTTATTACAGGTGAGTTTTCAACCCGAATGCTTGCAACGGATCAAATAGTTAATTCCTTATTTTGTATTCGGCTATCTATAAAAGATCGTCACATAGTTTGGTATCGGCTGTTGGAAGATAGTTATGCCGTTTCTGAAGCTTTACAAAAAGCTTAA
- a CDS encoding NADPH-dependent F420 reductase — translation MSRLFLCIAKGIFPVNVNGEDPDRVQLCIVNQIVNQSEILNPTDMKIGIIGAGAIGKAFAQQVAQAGYQVMISNSRGPETLAELAHQLGDNVSSTSVEQAATAEVVFLAVPWQKLRDVALSIPSLQGRIVIDPTNPILPGFKLANLGVKTSSEVVAELFPGARVVKAFNTLPPHLVAADPNQAAGHRVLFYSGNDQTAKDIVAGIVNRLGFAGIDLGRLDEGGKLQQFPNGVLAVHNLIKLS, via the coding sequence TTGTCAAGACTTTTTCTTTGCATAGCTAAAGGTATTTTTCCTGTAAATGTCAATGGAGAAGACCCTGATCGGGTGCAACTTTGTATTGTTAATCAGATTGTTAATCAATCAGAGATTTTAAACCCAACAGATATGAAAATAGGAATTATAGGAGCTGGAGCTATCGGAAAAGCGTTCGCTCAACAGGTTGCACAGGCCGGATATCAGGTAATGATCAGCAATAGCCGCGGTCCTGAAACACTTGCTGAATTGGCACATCAGTTAGGAGACAATGTCAGTAGCACCAGTGTAGAGCAGGCAGCTACAGCAGAGGTAGTATTTCTGGCTGTACCCTGGCAGAAACTCAGAGATGTTGCCTTGAGTATACCCAGTCTACAGGGTCGTATTGTCATAGATCCTACCAATCCCATCTTACCTGGATTTAAATTGGCTAATTTGGGTGTTAAAACGTCCAGTGAAGTGGTTGCCGAATTATTTCCCGGAGCAAGGGTCGTAAAGGCCTTTAATACTTTACCTCCTCACCTGGTAGCCGCAGATCCGAATCAGGCAGCAGGACATAGAGTGCTGTTTTATTCAGGGAATGATCAGACTGCCAAAGACATTGTTGCAGGAATAGTAAACCGGTTGGGGTTTGCAGGTATTGATCTGGGGCGGCTGGATGAAGGAGGTAAACTACAACAGTTTCCCAATGGAGTATTAGCTGTCCATAATTTAATCAAGTTAAGCTAA